A genomic window from Luteolibacter sp. LG18 includes:
- a CDS encoding FUSC family protein, with translation MTSPTLPATEGTPNLLLYIVKCLTATITVFLLSRLLDYPDIGWCLISVMLVLSPDHKDSVPFALNRIGANLVGVACSLIPLLFGGPGILTFCAAYALAILLCDRLKLMASCRTALAAVTIIMLQHDAQVHLWDNVTKRLLSVLAGCVLALLITLAFHRNLRKTDSPRTADTE, from the coding sequence ATGACCTCTCCGACTCTACCAGCCACCGAGGGAACCCCAAACCTTTTGCTCTACATCGTGAAGTGCCTCACGGCCACGATCACGGTGTTCCTGCTCTCCCGTTTGCTCGACTACCCGGACATCGGCTGGTGCCTGATCTCGGTCATGCTCGTCCTTTCCCCCGATCACAAGGACTCGGTCCCGTTCGCCCTGAACCGCATCGGCGCGAACCTGGTGGGCGTGGCGTGCAGCCTGATCCCCCTGCTCTTCGGAGGCCCCGGCATCCTCACCTTCTGCGCGGCCTACGCATTGGCGATCCTCCTCTGCGACCGGCTCAAGCTGATGGCAAGCTGCCGCACCGCCCTGGCCGCGGTGACCATCATCATGCTCCAGCACGACGCCCAGGTCCATCTCTGGGACAACGTGACGAAGCGGTTGCTCTCCGTGCTTGCGGGCTGCGTGCTCGCCCTGCTGATCACGCTGGCCTTCCACCGGAACCTCCGCAAAACGGACTCTCCCCGGACGGCCGACACGGAATAA
- a CDS encoding DUF1080 domain-containing protein — protein sequence MKTIRSAALLLACLGSATAEPLTPTSDLSKFEIKGPAECWSIKDGVILGQNIPEKKGSILWTKVKYKDFTLAGEFRYKNPIDSGVFIRQEGDQIQLGISGSLKRDLTCSPYIKKTGKYPVEADVKDVFKDGEWNKFVITARGNHYLVSLNGKQVLDYTSETSIDEGPIGFQVHPGVEMKVEFRNLDVKVETPSK from the coding sequence ATGAAAACCATCCGATCCGCAGCGCTGCTGCTCGCCTGCCTGGGTTCCGCCACTGCTGAACCGCTGACTCCCACTTCCGACCTCTCGAAGTTCGAGATCAAGGGGCCGGCGGAATGCTGGTCCATCAAGGACGGCGTGATCCTCGGCCAGAACATTCCTGAGAAGAAGGGCTCCATCTTGTGGACGAAGGTCAAATACAAGGACTTCACGCTCGCCGGTGAGTTCCGCTACAAGAACCCGATCGACTCCGGCGTGTTCATCCGCCAGGAAGGCGACCAGATCCAGTTGGGGATCTCCGGATCGCTGAAGCGGGATCTGACCTGCTCTCCCTACATCAAGAAAACCGGGAAGTATCCGGTCGAGGCCGATGTGAAGGACGTCTTCAAGGATGGCGAGTGGAACAAATTCGTCATCACGGCGAGGGGCAACCATTACCTCGTGTCGTTGAACGGCAAGCAGGTGCTGGATTACACCTCGGAGACCTCCATTGACGAAGGTCCGATCGGGTTCCAGGTCCATCCGGGTGTCGAAATGAAGGTTGAATTTCGCAATCTCGATGTGAAGGTGGAGACCCCCTCGAAATGA
- a CDS encoding HEAT repeat domain-containing protein, translating to MTRSLVAREPLLKNPVVVSVDVDGSVYVAETARRLAADLDIREFKQWVPKTLALRSVEDRLALYRRELTPGNVSPKTSVKDQNHDGVVDIRDLTVISEKIHRLTDRDGDGVMDHSDVFAEGFNTEVTGVAAGVLAWRGDVYAAIVPDLWKLRDTEGKGKATKREALLTGFGVHVAYAGHDMHGLILGPDGRLYWTIGDKGVNVMSKEGKRVAAPDTGSVLRCYPDGSGFEIFASGIRNVQQIAFDDYGNIFGVDNDSDAKGEKERFVSIPEGSDTGWRCYYQYRGNSYNPWMAESMSVPSGPNQPAFITPPICPYLDGPSGFARDPGTALNDRYRGAFFMTSFPAGKLYSFKVEPAGAGFRMTDSHQVDKGPAYVGCNFGPDGALYLADWAGGYPLKEKGSVWKLDDPAAKDSPLRRETAAWLKEGPAKVSDADLLKRLKHTDQRIRCDAQGELAKRASGVKLLGAAAAEWKDEPLACTHALWGLTQAKTFSPALLKTLLAAKPEQTRAQAAKWAGETAGQPVPELIPLLRDSSPVVRYRAAVAVGKLHMTEAADGVLALLAENGNRDHFLRHAGVMALSGMKPEAVAKAAKHASPAVRLAAAVVYRRLALPEVSVLLTDSDPAVVAEAAHAIYDDESIAKALPDLAALLEKKPSASVPAILRAIAANRVQADAASAGRLATYAAQTSLSAELRVAALTALTSWPKAQELDAVDGRWHPLLAAEVSVGRKAFSAVATKLEHDSNEAIAKAAGEAAKALGVAADPAQLAKDATDTAISPELRLQALGALKTGAPDSFAKIAPALLTEASPELRMGAANLLEKDHPALAAYALSAARNSKVVAERQNALAVLGRSGAPEAGKVLSELLAKAATTPELQLDLLTAATSPELKAAAESFRSQLAAKGEIGPFLPSLSGGNVAKGKEIFEAHLAAQCNACHRIEEEGSNVGPPLTHIGAKGRDYILESLVLPQAKIAPGYGAMSITKKDGTVLAGAPKSETAEVVVLLTPDGKEVKIPAADIAGRTPAISPMPPMGSILKPEELRDLVEFLTTLK from the coding sequence TTGACCCGCTCCCTCGTGGCGCGGGAGCCGCTGCTGAAGAACCCGGTGGTCGTGAGCGTGGATGTGGACGGCTCGGTCTATGTGGCGGAGACGGCCCGCCGGTTGGCCGCGGACCTGGACATCCGGGAGTTCAAGCAATGGGTGCCGAAGACGCTGGCGCTGCGTTCCGTGGAGGACCGGCTGGCGCTCTATCGCCGCGAGCTGACGCCCGGCAATGTGTCTCCGAAGACCTCGGTGAAGGACCAGAATCACGACGGGGTGGTGGATATCCGCGACCTTACCGTGATTTCAGAAAAGATCCACCGCCTCACGGACCGCGATGGCGATGGGGTGATGGATCATTCGGACGTGTTCGCGGAGGGTTTCAACACCGAGGTCACCGGCGTGGCGGCGGGCGTGCTGGCCTGGCGTGGCGATGTCTACGCGGCGATCGTGCCGGACCTGTGGAAACTCCGCGATACGGAGGGCAAGGGCAAGGCGACGAAGCGGGAGGCGCTGCTCACCGGCTTCGGCGTCCACGTGGCCTACGCGGGCCATGACATGCACGGCCTGATCCTGGGGCCGGACGGCCGCCTTTACTGGACCATCGGCGACAAGGGCGTGAACGTGATGTCGAAGGAAGGCAAGCGCGTCGCCGCTCCGGACACGGGATCGGTGCTGCGCTGCTATCCGGATGGCTCCGGCTTCGAGATTTTCGCGAGCGGCATCCGCAACGTGCAGCAGATCGCCTTCGACGACTACGGCAACATCTTCGGCGTCGACAACGACTCCGACGCCAAGGGCGAGAAGGAGCGCTTCGTTTCGATCCCGGAGGGCTCGGACACCGGCTGGCGTTGCTACTATCAATATCGTGGTAACAGCTACAATCCGTGGATGGCTGAGTCGATGTCGGTGCCCAGCGGACCGAACCAACCGGCCTTCATCACGCCGCCGATCTGTCCCTACCTCGATGGTCCGTCCGGGTTCGCCCGCGATCCGGGAACGGCGTTGAACGATCGCTACCGCGGGGCGTTCTTCATGACCAGCTTTCCGGCCGGGAAACTCTACTCGTTCAAGGTCGAGCCTGCGGGAGCCGGTTTCCGGATGACCGACAGCCACCAGGTCGACAAGGGCCCGGCCTACGTCGGCTGCAATTTCGGGCCGGATGGCGCGCTGTATCTCGCGGACTGGGCGGGTGGCTATCCGTTGAAGGAAAAGGGCTCGGTGTGGAAGCTGGACGACCCTGCGGCCAAGGACAGCCCGCTGCGCCGGGAGACGGCGGCGTGGTTGAAAGAAGGGCCGGCGAAGGTCTCCGATGCGGATCTGTTGAAACGCCTGAAGCACACCGACCAGCGCATCCGCTGCGATGCCCAGGGCGAGCTGGCGAAGCGTGCCAGCGGCGTGAAGCTGCTCGGCGCCGCCGCGGCGGAGTGGAAGGATGAGCCGTTGGCCTGCACCCACGCGCTGTGGGGACTGACCCAGGCGAAGACGTTTTCACCCGCGCTGCTGAAGACCTTGCTGGCGGCGAAGCCGGAGCAAACCCGGGCCCAGGCCGCGAAGTGGGCGGGTGAGACCGCGGGCCAACCGGTGCCGGAGTTGATTCCGCTGCTGCGGGATTCCTCGCCGGTCGTCCGCTACCGTGCGGCGGTGGCGGTGGGCAAACTTCACATGACGGAGGCCGCCGATGGCGTGCTCGCGCTGCTGGCGGAGAATGGCAACCGCGATCATTTCCTGCGTCATGCCGGTGTCATGGCGTTGTCCGGGATGAAGCCGGAAGCGGTGGCCAAGGCGGCGAAACACGCATCGCCCGCGGTGCGCCTCGCGGCCGCGGTGGTTTACCGGAGGTTGGCGCTGCCGGAGGTTTCGGTGCTGCTGACTGACTCCGATCCCGCGGTGGTGGCGGAGGCCGCGCACGCGATCTACGATGACGAGAGCATCGCGAAGGCGCTGCCGGACTTGGCGGCCTTGTTGGAGAAAAAGCCGTCCGCTTCCGTGCCGGCGATCCTTCGTGCGATCGCCGCCAACCGGGTGCAGGCGGACGCGGCTTCGGCCGGACGCCTGGCCACGTATGCCGCGCAAACGTCCCTGTCCGCCGAGCTGCGCGTGGCTGCCCTGACGGCTCTGACTTCGTGGCCGAAGGCCCAGGAGCTCGACGCCGTGGACGGTCGCTGGCATCCACTCCTGGCCGCCGAGGTGAGCGTGGGCCGGAAGGCGTTCTCCGCGGTGGCGACCAAGCTGGAGCATGATTCCAATGAGGCTATCGCGAAGGCCGCGGGCGAGGCAGCGAAGGCGCTGGGGGTGGCGGCCGATCCGGCCCAACTCGCCAAAGATGCGACGGATACTGCCATTTCGCCCGAACTGCGTTTGCAGGCGCTGGGAGCATTGAAAACGGGCGCTCCGGATTCGTTCGCGAAGATCGCTCCCGCCTTGCTGACTGAAGCCTCTCCCGAGCTCCGGATGGGCGCGGCGAACCTGCTGGAGAAGGATCATCCGGCTCTCGCTGCCTACGCGCTTTCCGCTGCCCGGAATTCGAAGGTGGTGGCCGAGCGGCAGAACGCCCTTGCCGTGCTCGGAAGAAGCGGGGCTCCGGAAGCGGGCAAGGTGCTTTCCGAACTACTGGCGAAGGCGGCCACGACGCCGGAGCTTCAATTGGATCTCCTCACCGCGGCGACATCTCCGGAGCTCAAGGCCGCGGCGGAGTCCTTCCGCTCCCAGCTCGCAGCCAAGGGCGAAATTGGTCCCTTCCTCCCATCCCTCTCCGGTGGGAATGTCGCGAAGGGTAAGGAGATCTTCGAGGCGCACCTCGCCGCCCAATGCAACGCCTGCCACCGGATCGAGGAGGAGGGCAGTAACGTCGGGCCGCCGCTCACCCACATCGGCGCGAAGGGCCGGGATTACATCCTGGAATCGCTGGTGCTGCCGCAGGCGAAGATCGCTCCCGGCTACGGCGCGATGAGCATCACGAAGAAGGATGGCACCGTGCTCGCGGGCGCGCCGAAGTCGGAGACCGCCGAGGTGGTGGTGCTGCTGACGCCGGACGGGAAGGAAGTGAAAATTCCCGCTGCGGACATTGCCGGGCGCACCCCGGCCATCAGCCCGATGCCGCCGATGGGCTCGATCCTGAAACCGGAGGAACTCCGCGATCTCGTCGAGTTCCTGACCACTCTCAAATGA
- a CDS encoding sugar phosphate isomerase/epimerase family protein: MKYAICNETFWDGDFTATCEAAARHGYTGLEIAPFTLENVVDMTLADAGRLGKHVRDHGLDPLGFHWLLAKTNGYHLTDPDPEIADRTFRYARHLAELCGAMGGKIMVWGSPLQRSLAPEWNRAEAEDRFVSFFQKLSSHLEAAGVTIAFEFLGPKETNFINTAAETIGFLERIGSPNVRLHLDVKAMAADSKPIPQIVTDSLPWTAHFHANDPNLLGPGMGEIDFPPIARALEEGGYKGWVSVEVFDLSMGPDEIAAQSLRNMREAFSQQAV; this comes from the coding sequence ATGAAATACGCGATCTGCAACGAGACCTTCTGGGATGGCGATTTTACCGCCACGTGTGAAGCCGCGGCGCGCCACGGCTACACCGGGCTGGAGATCGCGCCGTTCACTTTGGAGAATGTCGTCGACATGACCCTCGCGGATGCGGGGCGGCTGGGCAAGCACGTGCGCGATCACGGGCTCGATCCGCTCGGCTTCCACTGGTTGCTGGCGAAGACCAACGGCTACCACCTGACCGATCCCGATCCGGAGATCGCGGATCGCACGTTCCGCTATGCCCGCCATCTGGCGGAGCTGTGCGGGGCCATGGGCGGCAAGATCATGGTGTGGGGCAGTCCGCTCCAGCGTTCGCTGGCACCGGAATGGAACCGCGCCGAGGCCGAGGATCGTTTCGTTTCGTTCTTCCAGAAGCTTTCGTCGCATCTCGAGGCGGCGGGAGTGACCATCGCCTTCGAGTTCCTGGGGCCGAAGGAAACGAACTTCATCAACACCGCCGCGGAAACCATCGGGTTCCTGGAACGCATTGGCTCGCCGAACGTCCGTCTCCACCTCGATGTGAAAGCGATGGCGGCGGATAGCAAACCGATCCCGCAGATCGTGACGGACTCGCTGCCGTGGACGGCCCACTTCCACGCCAATGACCCGAACCTGCTGGGGCCGGGCATGGGGGAAATCGACTTCCCGCCGATCGCCCGCGCCTTGGAAGAGGGCGGTTACAAGGGCTGGGTCTCGGTGGAGGTGTTCGACCTCTCGATGGGACCGGATGAAATCGCCGCTCAGAGCCTCCGCAACATGCGCGAGGCGTTTTCCCAGCAAGCGGTGTAA
- a CDS encoding serine/threonine-protein kinase, with product MPMPDDAMTIAYCHSCGGAMNVSDVAPFSNVECPQCGKHTRVKREFGPYTLLRRHAIGGMSVVFVAHDNTLDREVALKILNEDYSADERRIEAFEEEARTTASISHPHVVRLLTTGRAFGRFYLAMELVSGGHFEHQIRERGALPETEVLPLAIQVAEGLRAAHAAGLIHRDIKPGNILLDAAGNAKIVDFGLALVTKGGKAQATELWATPYYVPPETIEGLEEDFRSDIYAFGATLYHALAGFPSCAEETMDTLKLRDAKKSIQPLGQAAPGLTPETCAVVDRAMAYDPADRFTSYDEMLAALRYAQQRALAGPAEPVVDSATVRRRKAAKQRERLFMAGAAVLLVIATGTAIHLMTRKPAKGKAVQNPMAGLEAIPQVDPGSIKDPAAAARIAQRYKAAREAVEKGNFEQAGKEFQALRDDPEVQEPTGTWAGIEAVIVAYLDGHPEIGRKEAEPSAKHASAAGLPNPNVAGELVPALGRIRQLAAIRPRELDASKADAPLVMAWMLCGLKNWEQGRLADAAGYFQAIAAAKLSGADVWASHYQKVAERYLSDYQKLSVAEPKDFNGDKAASQKKIDELEAVLASLETQGRARFNLREWQLTLKRHIHDLDAPKPVPVSSQGLTLAAVRPQVDQLCKDDQFAEAAGKLKALNPTNGDKAVRDSLLALVESAGSLLADLETDLAKGETALDLKSKDGAVAYTKLAAGEGGKLKATDSTGAARDIAWKDLSPDSVIDLHRALVLNAKSDTEKLRRHESAIAFDWLAGDRARATAAADRLGAGNPAFKQRWDAMTAGLK from the coding sequence ATGCCGATGCCGGACGATGCCATGACGATCGCTTACTGCCACTCCTGCGGGGGGGCGATGAACGTGTCGGATGTGGCTCCGTTTTCGAACGTCGAGTGCCCGCAGTGCGGGAAACACACGCGGGTGAAGCGGGAATTCGGCCCCTACACGCTGCTGCGCCGCCACGCGATCGGCGGCATGAGCGTGGTGTTCGTGGCGCACGACAACACGCTGGACCGCGAGGTGGCGCTGAAGATTCTCAACGAGGACTACTCGGCGGACGAACGCCGGATCGAGGCCTTCGAGGAGGAGGCCCGCACCACCGCCTCGATCAGCCACCCGCACGTGGTGCGGCTGCTGACCACCGGCCGGGCGTTCGGACGCTTCTATCTGGCCATGGAGCTGGTTTCGGGCGGGCATTTCGAGCACCAGATCCGCGAACGCGGGGCCCTGCCGGAAACGGAGGTCCTGCCGCTGGCGATCCAGGTGGCGGAGGGGCTGCGGGCCGCCCACGCGGCCGGGCTGATCCACCGCGACATCAAGCCGGGCAACATCCTGCTGGATGCGGCGGGGAACGCGAAGATCGTCGATTTCGGCCTCGCGCTGGTGACGAAGGGCGGCAAGGCCCAGGCCACCGAACTGTGGGCCACGCCCTACTACGTGCCGCCCGAGACCATCGAGGGGCTGGAGGAGGATTTCCGGTCGGACATCTACGCCTTCGGTGCCACCCTCTACCATGCGCTGGCGGGTTTCCCCTCCTGCGCGGAGGAGACGATGGACACGCTGAAGCTCCGCGATGCGAAGAAGTCCATCCAGCCGCTGGGCCAGGCGGCACCCGGCCTCACGCCGGAGACCTGTGCGGTGGTGGACCGCGCGATGGCCTACGATCCGGCCGACCGTTTCACCTCGTATGACGAGATGTTGGCCGCGCTGCGCTATGCCCAGCAGCGGGCGCTGGCGGGCCCCGCGGAGCCGGTGGTGGATTCCGCCACGGTGCGGCGTCGCAAGGCGGCCAAACAGCGCGAACGGCTGTTCATGGCCGGAGCGGCGGTGCTGCTAGTGATCGCGACCGGGACCGCCATCCACCTGATGACCCGGAAGCCCGCGAAGGGTAAGGCGGTCCAGAACCCGATGGCCGGGCTGGAGGCGATCCCGCAGGTTGATCCCGGTTCCATCAAGGACCCGGCGGCCGCCGCCCGGATCGCGCAACGCTACAAGGCCGCGCGCGAGGCGGTCGAGAAGGGGAATTTCGAACAGGCGGGCAAGGAGTTCCAAGCCCTGCGGGATGATCCCGAGGTGCAGGAGCCCACCGGGACTTGGGCGGGCATCGAGGCGGTGATCGTGGCGTATCTGGATGGCCATCCAGAAATCGGGCGGAAGGAGGCCGAGCCTTCGGCGAAGCATGCATCCGCGGCGGGTCTGCCGAACCCCAATGTGGCGGGTGAACTGGTGCCCGCGCTTGGGCGGATCCGCCAACTGGCGGCGATCCGGCCGCGGGAGCTGGATGCCTCGAAAGCGGATGCCCCGCTGGTGATGGCGTGGATGCTCTGTGGGCTGAAGAACTGGGAACAGGGCCGCTTGGCCGATGCCGCGGGCTATTTCCAGGCGATTGCGGCGGCGAAGCTGTCGGGAGCGGACGTGTGGGCGAGCCACTACCAGAAGGTCGCGGAGCGTTATCTCTCGGACTATCAGAAGCTCTCGGTCGCGGAGCCGAAGGATTTCAATGGCGATAAGGCGGCGTCTCAGAAGAAGATCGACGAACTGGAAGCGGTGTTGGCCTCGCTGGAAACCCAGGGGCGGGCCCGTTTCAACCTCCGCGAGTGGCAGCTCACGCTGAAACGCCACATCCATGATCTCGATGCGCCGAAGCCGGTGCCGGTTTCCAGCCAAGGGCTGACCTTGGCGGCGGTACGCCCGCAGGTGGACCAGCTTTGCAAGGACGACCAGTTCGCCGAAGCGGCAGGGAAACTGAAGGCTCTCAATCCCACCAACGGCGACAAGGCCGTGCGGGATTCCCTCCTGGCGCTGGTGGAATCCGCCGGATCGCTGCTGGCGGATCTGGAAACGGATCTGGCGAAGGGGGAGACGGCCCTGGATCTCAAATCGAAGGACGGTGCCGTGGCCTACACCAAGCTGGCGGCGGGCGAGGGCGGGAAATTGAAAGCCACCGATTCCACCGGTGCGGCGCGTGATATCGCCTGGAAGGATCTTTCGCCGGACTCGGTGATCGATCTCCACCGGGCGCTGGTGCTGAACGCCAAGTCGGACACGGAAAAGCTGCGCCGCCATGAGTCGGCGATCGCTTTCGACTGGCTGGCGGGGGATCGGGCCCGCGCGACTGCCGCGGCGGACCGCCTGGGGGCGGGAAATCCGGCATTCAAGCAGCGCTGGGACGCGATGACGGCGGGGTTGAAGTGA
- a CDS encoding DNA topoisomerase IV subunit B, which yields MAAEYTEADIKSLDWREHIRLRPGMYIGKLGDGSSPDDGLYILLKEVIDNSIDEFIMGNGKEIRVTIDEEGRVEVRDFGRGIPLGKLYDCAAQINTGAKYDSEAFKKTVGLNGVGIKAVNALSGFFEIQAWRDGETKAIEFSKGQVAVDMKHTRREEAPNGTRLAFEVDRTIFPAKSKFKDAFVEKMCRYYSYLNPGLTLVLNGKKFKSKDGLLDLLREEMESEALYDPIHLSGKDIEIAFTHTAESGEEYYTFVNGQNTTQGGTHLQAFREGLVNAVRGFYKKQYEPADIRAGIEAAIVVRIEEPVFESQTKTKLGSAGVSPNGESLRTFVGNFLKEHLDNYLHKHPKVAEAIQKRILAAERERKDLKGIQKLARDRARQAKVHNKKLRDCRAHLDSKHKEREHSTLFITEGDSASGSITKSRNVETQAVFSLRGKPLNTFGLAKKIVYENEEFALLQAALGIEDGIAELRYNKVIIATDADVDGMHIRLLLLTFFLQFFPEVIREGHLYILQTPLFRVRNKKETIYCYDEDAKVKALAKLGKSSEITRFKGLGEISPDEFKFMIGPDMRLDPVTFEEGKGVKELLAFYMGKNTPDRQDYIIENLREDVDRQVA from the coding sequence ATGGCAGCCGAATACACCGAAGCCGACATCAAGTCCCTCGACTGGCGCGAACACATCCGCCTCCGCCCGGGCATGTACATCGGAAAACTCGGGGACGGTTCCTCGCCCGACGACGGCCTCTACATCCTGCTCAAGGAGGTCATCGACAACTCGATCGACGAGTTCATCATGGGCAACGGCAAGGAGATCCGAGTCACCATCGACGAGGAGGGCCGCGTGGAGGTCCGGGACTTCGGCCGTGGCATCCCGCTGGGCAAGCTCTACGACTGCGCCGCCCAGATCAACACCGGTGCCAAGTACGACAGCGAGGCGTTCAAGAAGACCGTGGGTCTCAACGGCGTGGGCATCAAGGCGGTGAACGCGCTTTCCGGCTTTTTCGAAATCCAGGCGTGGCGCGATGGCGAAACCAAGGCCATCGAGTTCTCCAAGGGCCAGGTGGCGGTGGACATGAAGCATACCCGCCGCGAGGAGGCGCCGAACGGCACCCGCCTCGCCTTCGAGGTGGACCGCACGATTTTCCCGGCCAAGTCGAAGTTCAAGGACGCCTTCGTCGAGAAGATGTGCCGCTACTATTCCTACCTGAACCCGGGGCTGACCCTGGTGCTCAACGGGAAGAAGTTCAAATCGAAGGACGGCCTGCTCGACCTGCTCCGCGAGGAGATGGAGAGCGAGGCGCTCTATGATCCGATCCACCTCAGCGGCAAGGACATCGAGATCGCCTTCACCCATACGGCGGAGAGCGGCGAGGAATACTACACCTTCGTCAACGGCCAGAACACCACGCAGGGTGGCACGCACTTGCAGGCCTTCCGCGAGGGCTTGGTGAACGCCGTGCGTGGCTTCTACAAGAAGCAGTATGAGCCGGCGGACATCCGCGCGGGCATCGAGGCAGCCATCGTGGTGCGCATCGAGGAACCGGTGTTCGAATCGCAGACGAAGACGAAGCTGGGTTCCGCCGGGGTGTCCCCGAACGGCGAATCGCTGCGCACTTTTGTCGGCAACTTCCTCAAGGAGCATCTCGACAACTACCTCCACAAGCACCCGAAGGTGGCGGAGGCGATCCAGAAGCGCATCCTCGCCGCGGAGCGCGAGCGCAAGGACCTGAAGGGAATTCAAAAGCTGGCCCGCGATCGCGCGCGCCAGGCGAAGGTGCACAACAAGAAGCTGCGCGATTGCCGCGCCCATCTCGACTCCAAGCACAAGGAGCGCGAGCACAGCACGCTTTTCATCACCGAGGGTGACTCCGCCTCCGGCTCGATCACGAAGAGCCGCAACGTGGAGACGCAGGCGGTGTTCTCGCTGCGTGGCAAGCCGCTGAACACCTTCGGCCTCGCCAAGAAGATCGTTTATGAGAACGAGGAGTTCGCCCTGCTCCAGGCCGCGCTCGGCATCGAGGACGGCATCGCGGAGCTCCGCTACAACAAGGTCATCATCGCCACCGATGCCGACGTCGACGGCATGCACATCCGCCTGCTGCTGCTGACGTTCTTCCTCCAGTTCTTCCCCGAGGTGATCCGCGAGGGCCACCTCTACATCCTCCAGACGCCGCTGTTCCGCGTGCGTAACAAGAAGGAGACGATCTATTGCTACGATGAGGACGCGAAGGTGAAGGCGCTGGCGAAGCTCGGCAAGTCCTCGGAGATCACCCGCTTCAAGGGTCTCGGTGAAATTTCCCCGGACGAGTTCAAGTTCATGATCGGCCCGGACATGCGCCTCGATCCCGTGACCTTCGAGGAAGGCAAGGGCGTGAAGGAGCTGCTGGCCTTCTACATGGGCAAGAACACGCCGGACCGGCAGGATTACATCATCGAGAACCTCCGCGAGGACGTGGACCGCCAGGTGGCGTGA
- a CDS encoding RluA family pseudouridine synthase, producing MELRVDDSGGDRLDAWLAARLPDLSRSRIQALIREQFIQVNGQPAKPRDAVKPGAVISVAIPEAVPAEAAPQDIPLSILFEDEDLVVLDKESGIVVHPAAGNPDGTLVNALLHHCKGQLSGIGGVERPGIVHRLDKDTSGCLVVAKNDGAHQSLTTQFSGRTMEKIYLAITQGIPKPEKDTIFTHIGRHPVNRQKMAVVNPPGGKPAITDYEVRYIDPSTMTALVMVHLHTGRTHQIRVHMLHKGTPLLGDPIYAKPAKQHGHTGRLMLHAWKLTFDHPRTGKRLSFEAPIPTEFTPWVQGVDLTE from the coding sequence ATGGAACTGCGTGTCGATGACTCCGGCGGCGATCGCCTCGATGCCTGGCTGGCCGCCCGGCTGCCGGACCTCTCGCGCTCCCGCATCCAGGCGCTGATCCGCGAGCAATTCATCCAGGTCAACGGCCAGCCCGCCAAACCCCGCGACGCCGTGAAACCCGGTGCCGTCATTTCCGTGGCCATCCCGGAAGCCGTGCCCGCCGAGGCCGCCCCGCAGGACATCCCGCTCTCGATCCTGTTCGAGGACGAGGACCTGGTGGTGCTCGACAAGGAGTCCGGCATCGTCGTCCACCCCGCCGCGGGCAATCCGGACGGCACCCTGGTCAATGCCCTGCTCCACCATTGCAAAGGGCAACTCTCCGGCATCGGCGGCGTCGAACGCCCCGGCATCGTCCACCGCCTCGACAAGGACACGTCCGGCTGCCTGGTGGTGGCGAAGAACGACGGCGCCCACCAGTCGCTGACCACCCAGTTTTCCGGCCGCACGATGGAGAAGATCTATCTGGCCATCACCCAGGGTATCCCGAAACCGGAAAAGGACACCATCTTCACCCACATCGGCCGCCACCCGGTGAACCGCCAGAAGATGGCGGTCGTCAATCCTCCGGGCGGCAAGCCCGCCATCACCGACTACGAGGTGCGTTACATCGATCCGTCCACGATGACGGCGCTGGTGATGGTGCACCTCCACACCGGCCGCACCCACCAAATCCGCGTCCACATGCTGCACAAGGGCACGCCCTTGCTCGGCGATCCGATCTACGCCAAGCCCGCCAAACAGCACGGCCACACCGGCCGGCTGATGCTGCACGCGTGGAAGCTCACCTTCGACCACCCGCGGACCGGCAAGCGCCTCAGCTTCGAGGCCCCCATCCCCACCGAGTTCACCCCCTGGGTGCAGGGCGTGGACCTCACCGAGTGA